The window GCCCCCATCCTTCTGCCACATTTCATGCATTTTGGTTGCATGTTCTGCGGGAGTGACCTTGATGTATTTCAGGAAAGAGGATTCAGTAAGGTGTCCGGTAATCTTCATTAAAGTTATGGATGGAATTCCACTTTTGTAC of the Bacteroidales bacterium genome contains:
- a CDS encoding tyrosine-type recombinase/integrase, whose product is MNICRRFVRVHTARRSFATNMYKSGIPSITLMKITGHLTESSFLKYIKVTPAEHATKMHEMWQKDGGYLMKGLRKAIISVPAFLFVASAWHR